A stretch of the Bacillus sp. FJAT-18017 genome encodes the following:
- a CDS encoding CotY/CotZ family spore coat protein, with amino-acid sequence MDELNNKRNTCFGELLERMKDVKIPCCVYIKKGNLFNFPANHSYYDCVLTPVFKIMRVEKKSGCIELSPLIPIDIEGCPSDLSEHLFSLVETNDRFTFQLDCICGIIGLPPELVNQCLPPIEPKC; translated from the coding sequence ATGGATGAACTGAATAATAAACGGAATACATGCTTTGGAGAACTTTTAGAAAGAATGAAGGATGTAAAAATACCTTGTTGTGTATATATAAAAAAGGGGAATCTCTTTAATTTTCCGGCAAACCATTCCTACTATGATTGTGTGCTTACTCCTGTTTTTAAGATAATGAGGGTTGAAAAAAAATCAGGTTGCATAGAACTATCACCACTTATTCCGATTGATATTGAAGGCTGCCCATCAGACCTTTCCGAACATTTATTTTCTTTGGTAGAAACAAATGACAGGTTCACTTTCCAGCTGGACTGTATATGTGGAATAATAGGCCTCCCACCTGAATTAGTAAATCAATGTTTACCTCCGATTGAACCCAAATGCTAA
- the rplT gene encoding 50S ribosomal protein L20: MPRVKGGTVTRKRRKRVLKLAKGYYGSKHTLYKVANQQVMKSLQYAYRDRRQKKRDFRKLWITRINAAARINGLSYSRLMHGLKLAGVEVNRKMLAELAVSDAQAFAQLADVAKAQYNK, encoded by the coding sequence ATGCCACGTGTAAAAGGCGGTACTGTAACGCGCAAGCGTCGTAAAAGAGTTCTTAAATTAGCTAAAGGTTATTACGGATCTAAACATACATTATATAAAGTTGCTAACCAGCAGGTTATGAAATCCCTGCAATATGCTTACCGTGACCGTCGCCAGAAGAAGCGCGACTTCCGTAAGCTTTGGATCACTCGTATCAATGCAGCTGCACGCATCAACGGCCTTTCTTATAGCCGCCTGATGCATGGCCTAAAGCTTGCTGGCGTCGAAGTGAACCGCAAGATGCTTGCTGAGCTTGCAGTAAGCGATGCTCAAGCATTTGCACAACTTGCTGATGTTGCTAAAGCACAGTATAACAAGTAA
- a CDS encoding glyceraldehyde-3-phosphate dehydrogenase, with amino-acid sequence MKARIAINGFGRIGRMVFRKAILENDIEIVAVNASYPAETLAHLLKYDTNHGTFEGTIVPLEDELIVNGKRVKLLANRNPEQLPWGKLDIDIVIEATGKFNSREKAALHLDAGAKKVILSAPGKNEDVTIVMGVNEDALNINEHDIISNASCTTNCLAPVAKILDEKFGIDNGLMTTVHAYTNDQKNIDNPHPDLRRARACGQSIIPTTTGAAKALALVLPQLKGKLHGMALRVPTPNVSLVDLVVDLNKDVTIDDVNSAFIEAANGELKGILSYTEEPLVSIDFNTNPHSAIIDGLSTMVMGSRKVKVLAWYDNEWGYSSRVVELAKFVASQISKRSEMKVG; translated from the coding sequence ATGAAGGCGAGAATAGCAATAAATGGATTTGGAAGAATCGGAAGAATGGTTTTCCGGAAGGCAATCCTTGAAAACGATATAGAAATTGTCGCGGTGAATGCCAGTTATCCTGCGGAAACATTGGCACACCTGTTAAAATATGATACAAACCATGGCACATTTGAAGGTACTATAGTTCCTCTTGAAGATGAATTGATTGTAAACGGTAAAAGGGTCAAATTACTGGCTAACAGAAACCCTGAGCAGCTGCCATGGGGTAAATTGGATATAGATATTGTGATTGAAGCTACTGGCAAATTCAATTCCCGTGAAAAAGCAGCTCTCCATCTTGATGCTGGCGCGAAAAAAGTTATTTTATCTGCTCCGGGTAAAAATGAGGATGTCACAATTGTAATGGGTGTGAATGAAGACGCACTAAACATTAATGAGCATGATATTATTTCAAATGCTTCATGCACAACAAACTGCCTTGCACCGGTTGCCAAAATTCTTGATGAGAAATTTGGTATTGATAATGGCTTGATGACAACTGTACATGCTTATACAAATGATCAGAAAAATATCGATAATCCACATCCGGATCTGAGAAGGGCCCGTGCGTGCGGCCAGTCTATTATCCCGACTACAACAGGTGCCGCCAAAGCTCTTGCGCTAGTGCTGCCGCAATTAAAAGGCAAGCTTCATGGTATGGCATTAAGGGTGCCGACTCCGAATGTTTCGCTGGTTGACCTGGTTGTAGACCTTAACAAGGATGTCACTATAGATGATGTTAATTCCGCGTTCATTGAAGCTGCCAATGGAGAATTAAAAGGGATTTTGTCATATACTGAGGAGCCGCTGGTTTCCATTGATTTTAATACGAACCCTCATTCTGCTATCATTGACGGGCTGTCCACCATGGTAATGGGAAGCCGAAAAGTAAAGGTGCTTGCCTGGTATGACAATGAATGGGGATATTCGTCAAGGGTAGTCGAACTGGCAAAATTCGTCGCATCGCAAATTTCTAAAAGGTCCGAAATGAAAGTTGGTTAA
- a CDS encoding replication initiation and membrane attachment family protein yields the protein MAQHWQELVPVDHYVVASNGLLHDYDRKILSFLYQPLIGPDCFSVYLTLWGELEENRLWADSSTHHFLMNMTGMNLKGIYEARLKLEGIGLLKTYVKSEEGTRSFIYELQPPLSPEQFFMDGMLNVYLYRKIGKNNFARLKKFFCDKAMDGNEGYRDVTKAFQEVYSSAPPDAIHYLQDHAVDLNAEEGQTFMGRNEPNPIQIPKETFDFNLLISGLSDSLLPKKALNEKVKDAISNLAFLYSIDVMQMKNIVLSALNENDEIDLEELRKAARDWYQFVHYDKLPALVERVQPPAYREQLEEPKTQDEKLIHYFETASPLQVLRDLSGGAEPSKADLQIIEDVMFNQKLMPGVINALIQTVMIKSDMKMTKSYVERIASHWARKQLKTAKEAVDLSRKEHKKYLEWKNSGSPASTGTKRQTKKNTIRQEILPDWFDEESSKASPESKESSAELEARKKEVEEKLKAFRE from the coding sequence ATGGCTCAACATTGGCAGGAATTAGTCCCGGTAGACCATTATGTCGTGGCTTCCAATGGACTGCTTCATGATTATGACAGAAAAATACTCTCCTTCCTTTATCAGCCTCTGATAGGGCCGGACTGCTTCAGTGTCTATTTGACTCTTTGGGGAGAACTGGAGGAAAACCGGCTGTGGGCTGATTCCTCTACCCACCATTTCCTGATGAATATGACAGGAATGAACCTAAAAGGAATTTATGAAGCGAGGCTAAAGCTTGAGGGCATTGGCCTTTTAAAGACGTATGTAAAGAGTGAAGAAGGAACCCGTTCGTTTATCTACGAATTGCAGCCGCCTCTTAGTCCAGAACAGTTTTTTATGGACGGAATGCTGAATGTCTATTTATACAGGAAAATAGGAAAAAATAATTTTGCCAGACTGAAGAAGTTCTTCTGTGACAAGGCGATGGACGGGAATGAAGGGTATCGGGACGTGACAAAAGCCTTTCAGGAAGTCTACTCTTCGGCACCGCCGGACGCTATTCATTATCTTCAGGACCATGCTGTCGACCTTAATGCGGAAGAGGGACAAACATTCATGGGCAGGAATGAACCTAATCCAATTCAGATTCCAAAAGAAACGTTTGACTTCAATTTGCTTATTTCAGGCCTAAGTGATTCCCTTTTACCTAAAAAGGCACTCAATGAAAAAGTAAAGGATGCCATTAGCAATTTGGCTTTCCTGTATTCAATCGATGTTATGCAAATGAAGAATATAGTCCTAAGCGCTTTAAATGAAAATGATGAAATTGATTTGGAAGAGCTCAGGAAGGCTGCCCGGGATTGGTACCAATTCGTCCATTACGACAAGCTGCCAGCCCTTGTTGAGCGGGTACAGCCACCCGCATACAGAGAGCAGCTTGAAGAACCAAAGACGCAGGATGAAAAATTAATTCACTATTTCGAGACGGCATCCCCACTTCAGGTTTTAAGGGATTTATCTGGAGGAGCGGAGCCATCCAAAGCTGATTTGCAAATCATCGAGGATGTCATGTTCAATCAGAAGCTGATGCCTGGAGTTATCAATGCTTTGATTCAAACAGTTATGATTAAAAGCGATATGAAGATGACGAAAAGTTATGTTGAGCGGATTGCCAGCCATTGGGCGAGGAAGCAGCTAAAGACTGCAAAGGAAGCAGTAGATCTTTCAAGGAAGGAACACAAAAAGTACCTTGAATGGAAAAACTCAGGCTCTCCTGCTTCCACCGGGACAAAGCGCCAGACAAAGAAAAATACAATCCGTCAGGAAATACTTCCGGATTGGTTTGATGAGGAGTCAAGCAAAGCCAGTCCTGAAAGCAAGGAGTCCTCTGCAGAACTTGAAGCCCGAAAAAAGGAAGTAGAAGAGAAACTAAAGGCCTTTAGGGAGTAG
- a CDS encoding DUF1294 domain-containing protein: protein MEKAIFIYLLVINIISFSMMGIDKRRARNGQYRISEQTLWLSALAGGAIGATIGMNYFRHKTKHVSFKFGLPLLAAIEILAIFYAAAKLF, encoded by the coding sequence ATGGAAAAGGCGATTTTTATATATTTGCTGGTTATAAATATCATTTCCTTTTCAATGATGGGGATTGACAAAAGAAGGGCCAGAAACGGCCAATACAGAATTTCTGAACAGACTCTGTGGCTGTCAGCATTAGCTGGAGGTGCAATTGGGGCAACAATTGGAATGAATTACTTTCGTCATAAAACAAAGCATGTGTCATTTAAATTCGGTTTACCTTTGCTTGCCGCCATTGAAATCTTGGCTATCTTTTACGCTGCTGCTAAATTATTTTAA
- the thrS gene encoding threonine--tRNA ligase: MSVLKITFPDGAVKEFPQGTTTEDIAQSISPGLRKKAIAGKVNGQMYDLRRPIEGDASVEIITQDSSEALEVLRHSSAHLMAQAIKRLYPEVKLGIGPVIEGGFYYDIDLDQSLTPEDLPAIEKEMAKIINENLDIERKEVSRAEAERIYKEIDDEYKLELLEAIPADEKVTIYYQGEFFDLCRGVHVPSTGKLKEFKLLSIAGAYWRGNSDNKMLQRIYGTAFFKKEDLKEHLRLLEEAKERDHRKIGKELNLFTNSQKVGQGLPIWLPKGATIRRIIERYIVDKETRLGYDHVYTPVMGSVDLYKTSGHWDHYQEDMFPVMEMDNEQLVLRPMNCPHHMMVYKNSMHSYRELPIRIAELGLMHRYEMSGALSGLQRVRGMTLNDAHIFVRPDQIKDEFKRVVNLILNVYKDFEINDYSFRLSYRDPENTEKYFDDDDMWEKAQSMLKETMDDLGLEYFEAEGEAAFYGPKLDVQVRTALGKDETLSTVQLDFLLPERFDLTYVGEDGKPHRPVVIHRGVVSTMERFVAFLIEEYKGAFPAWLAPVQVQVIPVSPVAHSEYARKVQEQLQEAGFRVELDSRDEKIGYKIREAQMQKTPYMLVVGDKEVEEKGVNVRKYGEQKSETMSFDDFLSQLKNEVNRN; this comes from the coding sequence ATGTCAGTGCTAAAAATTACGTTTCCTGATGGAGCAGTCAAGGAGTTTCCACAGGGTACGACAACTGAAGATATTGCACAATCCATAAGCCCGGGACTTAGGAAGAAGGCAATTGCCGGTAAGGTAAACGGACAAATGTATGACCTGCGGAGACCTATTGAAGGGGATGCTTCAGTAGAAATCATCACACAAGATTCTTCTGAAGCACTGGAGGTTCTGCGCCATAGTTCAGCACACTTGATGGCCCAGGCAATCAAGAGGCTTTATCCTGAAGTGAAATTAGGAATCGGACCGGTTATCGAAGGCGGTTTCTATTATGATATTGATCTTGACCAGTCTCTCACTCCGGAAGATCTTCCAGCTATTGAAAAAGAAATGGCTAAAATCATCAATGAAAACCTTGATATTGAACGCAAGGAAGTTAGCAGAGCTGAAGCAGAAAGAATTTATAAAGAGATTGACGATGAATATAAGCTTGAACTTCTTGAGGCGATTCCTGCTGACGAAAAAGTAACAATCTATTATCAGGGAGAATTCTTTGATCTTTGCCGCGGGGTTCATGTCCCTTCAACTGGGAAGCTTAAGGAATTTAAGCTTTTAAGTATCGCCGGAGCATACTGGCGGGGCAATAGCGACAATAAAATGCTTCAGCGCATCTACGGAACTGCCTTCTTCAAGAAAGAAGACCTGAAAGAGCACCTTCGTCTGCTGGAAGAAGCAAAAGAACGCGACCACAGAAAAATAGGCAAGGAACTTAACTTGTTCACCAATTCCCAGAAAGTCGGACAGGGGCTGCCAATCTGGCTTCCAAAAGGCGCTACGATACGCCGCATCATTGAACGCTATATCGTTGATAAAGAAACTAGGCTTGGATATGATCATGTTTATACTCCAGTTATGGGGAGCGTTGACCTTTATAAAACTTCCGGGCACTGGGATCATTATCAGGAAGACATGTTCCCAGTAATGGAAATGGATAATGAACAGCTTGTCCTGCGGCCGATGAACTGTCCGCACCATATGATGGTGTACAAGAATTCGATGCACAGCTACCGTGAACTGCCAATTCGGATTGCTGAGCTTGGCCTCATGCACCGTTATGAAATGTCAGGTGCACTTTCCGGCCTACAGCGTGTCCGTGGAATGACTTTGAACGATGCGCACATCTTTGTACGCCCTGACCAGATCAAAGACGAGTTCAAGCGTGTTGTGAACCTGATTCTTAATGTGTATAAAGATTTTGAAATTAATGATTATTCGTTTAGACTTTCTTACCGTGATCCTGAAAACACTGAGAAATATTTCGATGACGACGACATGTGGGAAAAAGCACAGTCAATGCTGAAGGAAACAATGGATGATCTTGGCCTGGAGTATTTTGAGGCTGAAGGGGAGGCTGCTTTCTACGGGCCAAAGCTTGACGTCCAGGTTAGGACAGCCCTTGGCAAAGATGAAACATTGTCAACTGTCCAGCTTGATTTCTTGCTGCCTGAGCGCTTTGACCTTACTTATGTTGGAGAAGATGGAAAGCCGCATCGGCCGGTTGTTATTCACCGCGGCGTTGTATCCACAATGGAACGCTTTGTCGCATTCCTGATTGAGGAATACAAAGGTGCATTCCCGGCATGGCTCGCACCGGTCCAAGTACAGGTAATACCAGTTTCACCAGTAGCTCATAGTGAATATGCCCGCAAGGTGCAGGAGCAGCTTCAGGAAGCTGGGTTCCGTGTCGAACTTGACAGCCGTGATGAAAAAATCGGCTATAAAATCCGTGAAGCGCAAATGCAAAAAACTCCTTATATGCTTGTTGTCGGGGACAAAGAAGTAGAAGAGAAAGGCGTCAATGTCCGCAAATACGGAGAGCAGAAGTCAGAAACTATGTCGTTTGACGATTTCCTTTCTCAGTTGAAAAATGAAGTAAACAGAAACTAA
- the dnaI gene encoding primosomal protein DnaI, with amino-acid sequence MERIDKTLRRLASSESFMKRYEQMKEQVVTDPDVRAFLEKNKLDITDGMVERSLVKLYEYTSQSKQCRDCESLESCRNIIQGYHPDLVLSRNSIDVQYDRCPRKVMDDEKRKNEKLIRSLHVPREILQASFASLDIGGSPGRLDAAEKAAMFAMNYIDGNNPKGLYLYGKFGVGKSYLLGALANELAKKQISSMIVYVPELLREMKSAIGDNTLNEKIEALKKEPILMLDDIGAEAMSSWTRDEVLGPILQFRMLEKLPTFFTSNFNLDQLEHHLTYSQRGEEEKMKARRIMERIKYLSEPVMLDGPNRRA; translated from the coding sequence ATGGAACGCATTGACAAAACATTAAGACGGCTTGCATCAAGTGAAAGCTTTATGAAGCGGTATGAACAGATGAAAGAACAGGTTGTTACAGACCCTGATGTAAGAGCATTTCTTGAGAAAAACAAGCTCGATATAACGGATGGAATGGTTGAAAGAAGCCTTGTCAAGCTCTATGAATACACAAGCCAAAGTAAGCAATGCAGGGATTGTGAAAGCCTTGAGTCGTGCAGGAATATTATCCAGGGCTATCATCCTGATCTTGTCCTTTCACGTAACTCAATAGATGTTCAATACGATAGGTGCCCTCGCAAAGTGATGGATGATGAGAAAAGGAAGAATGAAAAGTTGATCCGCAGCCTTCATGTTCCAAGGGAAATCCTCCAAGCATCATTTGCGAGCCTGGATATTGGCGGTTCACCGGGACGTCTTGATGCAGCAGAAAAGGCTGCCATGTTTGCGATGAACTACATCGATGGGAATAATCCAAAAGGCTTGTATTTGTACGGGAAGTTTGGTGTCGGCAAATCTTACCTTCTTGGAGCGCTTGCGAACGAATTGGCCAAGAAGCAAATTTCTTCAATGATTGTTTATGTGCCTGAATTATTGCGCGAAATGAAAAGTGCGATTGGTGATAACACCTTGAACGAGAAGATTGAGGCTTTAAAAAAGGAACCTATCCTTATGCTCGATGATATCGGGGCAGAGGCGATGTCGAGCTGGACAAGGGACGAAGTGCTTGGGCCAATCCTTCAATTCAGGATGCTCGAGAAGCTTCCGACCTTCTTCACATCAAACTTTAATCTGGATCAGTTAGAGCATCATTTAACATATAGCCAGCGCGGAGAAGAAGAAAAAATGAAGGCCCGCAGAATTATGGAACGTATAAAGTATTTGAGCGAGCCGGTTATGCTTGATGGCCCTAACCGAAGGGCTTAA
- the speD gene encoding adenosylmethionine decarboxylase — protein METLGRHVISELWGCDFEKLNNMDYIEQTFVEAALRSGAEIREVAFHKFAPQGVSGVVIISESHLTIHSFPEHGYASIDVYTCGDLNPNVAADYIAAALNAKTRENIELPRGMGPVQVKQAKAL, from the coding sequence ATGGAAACACTAGGTAGACATGTGATCTCTGAACTTTGGGGATGCGATTTTGAGAAACTGAACAACATGGATTACATTGAACAAACATTTGTCGAAGCTGCATTAAGGTCTGGTGCGGAAATCCGTGAGGTGGCATTCCATAAGTTTGCACCGCAGGGAGTAAGTGGCGTAGTCATTATTTCCGAATCTCATCTGACGATTCATAGTTTTCCTGAACACGGCTATGCAAGCATTGATGTATATACGTGTGGAGATTTGAATCCAAATGTTGCCGCAGATTATATTGCTGCCGCCTTGAATGCAAAAACCCGGGAGAATATTGAGCTTCCACGTGGCATGGGCCCTGTCCAGGTTAAACAGGCAAAAGCCCTGTAA
- a CDS encoding putative sporulation protein YtxC, producing MAEINFRSTLDAKSFQQLLQKHIQKHKIHIEMQLHEEQEAKLIILSPLGECLHTLKDAFYEFIMIVKLDEWFREIVRDTYFFRDQAEEQHITDIMYSILDGERQDLTIFMEQPFPGGLVKKSIDEIVGADALLSFDSITKFRLRPVFEYLREIAALSIDEYKMEQEYQVFIESLRTFLAGRPSKIEEIHLLAKDGVTFYDVNMQEVKKAELAKMIDRKLLINHPIYVDSVAIAPLLSLAPKKIVLYTEDQDEPLARTLANVFEERILLLGLEEFPLRRSN from the coding sequence TTGGCGGAGATCAATTTCCGGAGCACTCTGGATGCAAAGAGCTTTCAGCAGCTTTTGCAAAAACATATACAAAAACACAAAATCCACATAGAGATGCAGCTGCATGAAGAGCAAGAAGCAAAACTTATAATACTTTCCCCTTTGGGAGAGTGCCTTCATACATTAAAAGATGCGTTTTATGAATTTATTATGATTGTAAAATTGGATGAATGGTTCAGGGAAATTGTAAGGGACACCTATTTTTTTCGGGATCAGGCAGAGGAGCAGCATATTACCGATATTATGTATTCCATCCTTGATGGGGAAAGGCAGGATCTGACTATCTTTATGGAACAACCGTTTCCAGGCGGACTAGTAAAAAAATCTATAGATGAAATTGTAGGTGCGGACGCACTGCTTTCTTTTGATTCGATTACGAAGTTCAGGCTCAGGCCGGTCTTTGAGTATTTACGTGAAATAGCAGCATTGTCTATCGATGAATACAAAATGGAACAGGAATATCAAGTTTTTATAGAATCATTAAGAACTTTCTTGGCTGGACGGCCTTCGAAAATAGAAGAAATCCATTTGCTCGCAAAAGATGGAGTCACATTCTATGATGTGAATATGCAGGAAGTAAAAAAAGCTGAGCTTGCAAAAATGATTGACAGAAAGCTGCTGATCAATCATCCAATATATGTGGATTCTGTAGCAATAGCTCCACTCCTTTCGCTTGCCCCAAAGAAAATAGTGCTGTACACTGAGGACCAGGATGAACCGCTAGCCCGGACCCTGGCGAATGTATTTGAGGAAAGAATCTTACTGCTAGGCCTAGAGGAGTTTCCATTGCGGAGAAGCAATTAA
- the infC gene encoding translation initiation factor IF-3 — protein sequence MLLNEGIRAREVRLIDQNGEQLGIKSKFEALEIAGRVNLDLVLVAPNAKPPVARIMDYGKFKFEQQKKDKEARKNQKVITTKEVRLSPSIDEHDFNTKLRNAIKFLEKGDKVKASIRFKGRAITHKEIGQRVLDRFAAECKEVATIESHPKMDGRSMFLVLAPKIEK from the coding sequence ATGTTGTTGAACGAAGGCATTCGCGCCCGCGAAGTTCGACTTATTGACCAAAATGGCGAGCAGCTTGGAATCAAATCGAAATTTGAAGCGCTTGAAATCGCAGGCCGTGTAAATCTTGACCTTGTGCTTGTCGCGCCAAACGCCAAGCCGCCTGTGGCCCGGATTATGGATTATGGCAAATTCAAATTCGAACAGCAAAAGAAAGACAAAGAAGCGCGTAAGAACCAAAAAGTTATCACGACGAAAGAGGTTCGCCTGAGCCCATCGATCGATGAACATGACTTTAATACAAAGCTTCGCAATGCGATCAAGTTCCTTGAAAAGGGCGATAAGGTAAAAGCATCGATCCGTTTCAAGGGCCGTGCGATTACACATAAGGAAATCGGCCAGCGTGTACTGGACCGTTTTGCCGCAGAGTGCAAGGAAGTTGCTACGATCGAATCCCATCCTAAAATGGATGGCCGGAGCATGTTCCTGGTCTTAGCACCTAAAATCGAAAAGTAA
- a CDS encoding YsnF/AvaK domain-containing protein — translation MSKRVVGVYHTEEELIEAVERYQNDGNNLTNLSVYGKTDGSMSHLGNLTGVSEAQIVQDDTDTHKDKGFFESLASAFDGGTDNDESTYYDRLVSYGLSEAEAREYAGDLESGRIILFEETGGAFDSSLKQSGTNIASTTSDTLETDDERTLRLREEKLDVHKDRVQTGEVEIRKDVVEEQKTINVPVTNEEVYVDRRPVDGNEANLEAGPIGDNETIRVPIVEEKVEVTKKPVVNEELVIGKKEVQSTEQVVENVKREEAHIESEGDTDIDERRKDRF, via the coding sequence ATGAGTAAGCGTGTAGTTGGTGTTTATCACACAGAAGAGGAATTAATTGAAGCTGTTGAACGATATCAAAATGACGGAAACAATCTTACTAATCTTTCGGTTTATGGAAAAACGGATGGATCTATGTCCCATCTTGGCAATTTAACAGGTGTATCCGAAGCCCAGATCGTTCAGGACGATACCGATACACATAAGGATAAGGGGTTCTTCGAAAGTCTCGCCTCGGCATTTGATGGCGGTACAGATAACGACGAATCTACCTATTATGATCGGTTAGTAAGCTATGGACTTAGTGAAGCTGAGGCCAGGGAATATGCTGGTGACCTTGAATCGGGGAGGATAATCCTGTTCGAGGAAACCGGAGGAGCTTTTGATAGCAGTCTGAAACAGAGTGGAACAAATATTGCTTCAACCACATCTGATACACTCGAGACGGATGATGAGCGTACATTGAGACTGCGGGAAGAGAAGCTTGATGTCCACAAAGACCGCGTCCAAACGGGTGAGGTTGAAATTCGTAAAGATGTCGTCGAAGAACAGAAGACAATCAATGTTCCTGTAACAAATGAAGAAGTATATGTTGACCGTCGCCCGGTTGATGGCAATGAGGCTAATCTAGAGGCGGGTCCTATCGGTGATAACGAAACGATCCGCGTTCCTATTGTCGAGGAAAAAGTCGAGGTTACAAAAAAACCTGTTGTCAATGAGGAACTTGTTATTGGCAAAAAAGAAGTCCAGTCTACAGAACAAGTAGTTGAGAATGTTAAGCGTGAAGAGGCTCATATTGAATCTGAAGGCGACACAGATATTGATGAAAGACGCAAAGACAGGTTCTAG
- the rpmI gene encoding 50S ribosomal protein L35 gives MPKMKTHRGTAKRFKKTGSGKLKRSHAYTSHLFANKSTKAKRKLRKSAIVSKGDFRRIRQMLDNLK, from the coding sequence ATGCCAAAAATGAAAACTCACCGTGGAACTGCTAAGCGTTTCAAAAAGACCGGTTCTGGTAAACTGAAACGTTCCCACGCTTATACTAGCCACTTGTTTGCGAACAAGTCTACAAAAGCAAAGCGTAAGCTTCGCAAATCTGCAATTGTTTCCAAAGGCGATTTCAGACGTATTCGTCAAATGCTTGACAATCTCAAGTAA
- the dut gene encoding dUTP diphosphatase, translated as MTYTLKVKLVHKDAKLPIRANPGDAGLDLYSAEEKIIKPGESALVRTGIIIELPEDTEAQVRPRSGLALRHSITVLNSPGTIDEGYRGEVKVILINHGKEEFRVERQMRIAQMIIAPVTKVKIQEVIEITSSDRGEGGFGSSGIK; from the coding sequence TTGACTTATACATTAAAGGTTAAATTAGTACATAAGGATGCAAAGCTACCAATCCGGGCAAATCCGGGAGATGCTGGTCTGGATTTATATTCGGCAGAGGAAAAAATAATCAAACCAGGAGAATCTGCTTTGGTTCGTACTGGAATTATCATAGAGCTTCCAGAGGATACAGAAGCCCAGGTGAGGCCGAGAAGCGGTTTGGCTCTAAGACATTCTATAACCGTATTAAATAGCCCGGGTACTATTGATGAGGGCTATAGAGGAGAAGTAAAGGTAATTTTAATTAATCATGGGAAAGAAGAATTCCGGGTGGAAAGACAAATGAGGATTGCCCAAATGATCATAGCACCTGTGACAAAAGTAAAAATCCAGGAAGTTATTGAAATAACCAGTTCCGATAGAGGTGAAGGGGGCTTTGGTTCGTCGGGAATAAAATAA
- the nrdR gene encoding transcriptional regulator NrdR, with the protein MKCPACQNSGTRVLDSRPVDEGRSTRRRRECEKCGYRFTTFEKVEEIPLIVVKKEGTREEFSRDKILRGLIKACEKRPVPLKEIEDITADVEKELRSQGVSEIKSEAIGEMVMDRLALIDEVAYVRFASVYRQFKDINVFIDELKELIKKEQK; encoded by the coding sequence TTGAAATGCCCGGCATGCCAAAATAGCGGTACCCGTGTACTTGACTCCAGGCCTGTTGATGAAGGACGCTCGACAAGAAGGCGTCGTGAATGTGAAAAGTGCGGCTATCGGTTTACAACATTTGAAAAGGTGGAAGAAATCCCTTTGATTGTTGTAAAAAAGGAAGGAACCCGTGAAGAATTCAGCCGCGACAAGATACTGCGTGGGTTGATAAAAGCCTGTGAAAAGCGGCCCGTGCCACTCAAGGAGATTGAAGATATAACCGCAGATGTTGAAAAGGAACTCCGGAGCCAGGGTGTTTCGGAAATTAAAAGTGAGGCAATCGGTGAAATGGTGATGGACAGGCTAGCGCTTATTGATGAAGTCGCCTATGTCCGTTTCGCATCTGTTTACCGCCAATTCAAGGATATAAATGTCTTTATTGATGAGCTGAAAGAATTGATTAAAAAGGAACAGAAATAA